The following are from one region of the Rhodopirellula sp. P2 genome:
- a CDS encoding sigma-70 family RNA polymerase sigma factor, with the protein MTEQRDPDETQTRIAKLIADARSGDQNALGELLDSYRKFVKFLARSGLHHHLQGKADPSDLAQEVCIAAHENMADFRGQTPEEFAGWLRGILQNILAMHLRKYLGTQKRDPRLEQNLNASLANASGFLQSKIAADVTSPSQHFARNEAFLQLAEALETLPEHYREVIVLRHVEGLSFADVAKRMGKSVDSVEKLWVRGLAKLRTIMT; encoded by the coding sequence ATGACTGAACAACGTGACCCCGACGAAACGCAGACTCGGATTGCCAAGCTGATTGCCGATGCGCGATCGGGGGACCAAAACGCGTTGGGGGAATTGCTGGACAGTTACCGCAAGTTCGTCAAGTTTTTGGCTCGCTCCGGTTTGCATCATCACTTGCAAGGCAAAGCGGACCCGTCGGATCTGGCTCAGGAGGTTTGCATCGCAGCGCACGAAAACATGGCCGATTTTCGCGGCCAAACGCCGGAGGAATTCGCGGGGTGGTTGCGAGGCATCCTGCAGAACATTTTGGCAATGCACTTGCGGAAGTACTTGGGGACACAAAAACGCGACCCGCGACTGGAGCAGAATTTGAATGCGAGTTTGGCAAATGCTTCGGGGTTCTTGCAGTCGAAGATCGCCGCGGATGTGACATCACCGAGTCAACACTTCGCTCGCAATGAAGCGTTTCTGCAATTGGCTGAGGCGCTCGAGACGCTGCCTGAACATTATCGCGAGGTCATCGTTCTGCGTCATGTCGAAGGGCTGTCTTTCGCGGACGTTGCGAAGAGAATGGGGAAGAGCGTGGACAGTGTTGAAAAACTCTGGGTCCGTGGACTTGCGAAATTGCGAACGATCATGACGTGA
- a CDS encoding GNAT family N-acetyltransferase yields the protein MKLRLFREEDGIECWRLFHDTVHRVNCRDYSREQLDAWAPESLDLEAWCRRFQNRVALVVESDSKLIGFADMTGDGHLDRLFVSADHQRQGVAKLIWTELAEHARRLNCETVLTEASLTAKPFFESVGFQVLQRQQVNCRGVFLVNFRMEWRCGGFDQGE from the coding sequence ATGAAGTTGCGTTTGTTTCGAGAGGAAGATGGGATTGAATGCTGGCGACTTTTTCATGACACCGTGCATCGAGTGAACTGTCGCGACTATTCCAGAGAACAGTTGGACGCTTGGGCACCTGAATCCCTGGACTTGGAAGCTTGGTGCCGCCGATTCCAGAATCGCGTTGCCCTGGTGGTGGAATCCGATTCAAAGCTGATCGGATTTGCGGACATGACCGGCGATGGACACTTGGACCGACTGTTTGTCTCGGCGGATCATCAACGCCAAGGGGTTGCCAAGTTGATTTGGACAGAACTGGCCGAGCATGCTCGACGTTTGAATTGTGAAACCGTTTTGACCGAAGCCAGTCTGACCGCAAAACCGTTTTTTGAGTCGGTGGGATTTCAAGTGCTGCAGCGACAGCAAGTGAATTGTCGAGGTGTCTTTTTGGTCAACTTCCGGATGGAATGGAGGTGTGGTGGATTTGACCAGGGGGAGTGA
- a CDS encoding PhzF family phenazine biosynthesis protein, with amino-acid sequence MSNNDPLIWQVDAFTDVPFGGNPAAICLVQEYPSDEWMQQLASEMNLSETAFLVPLADPAEYQLRWFTPSVEVDLCGHATLAAAHVLWEQDRVEDDVVIRFQTRSGELACSRSASGITLDFPAAPLSALDDSKLESQLKAAMGIQKAEVLRTPFDLLMITESRETVVDLQPDFSLLTAVPTRGVIVTAAEDDAEFDFVSRFFAPRCGIEEDPVTGSAHCCLAPYWAQRLGTNTLVGYQASGRGGVVRCEVVADRVRLTGSAVTVLEGRLKVAVAGG; translated from the coding sequence ATGTCGAACAACGACCCTTTGATTTGGCAAGTGGACGCGTTCACCGACGTGCCTTTTGGTGGGAACCCTGCCGCCATCTGCCTCGTGCAGGAATACCCGAGCGACGAGTGGATGCAGCAACTCGCCAGCGAGATGAATTTATCGGAAACGGCGTTTCTGGTTCCGTTGGCCGATCCGGCCGAATACCAGTTGCGATGGTTCACTCCCAGTGTGGAAGTGGATCTGTGTGGCCACGCGACGCTCGCGGCAGCGCATGTGCTGTGGGAACAAGATCGCGTGGAGGACGACGTCGTGATTCGTTTTCAAACCCGGAGCGGTGAGCTTGCTTGTTCACGAAGTGCATCGGGAATCACGCTGGATTTTCCTGCCGCACCCTTGTCAGCACTGGATGATTCGAAACTGGAATCGCAACTGAAGGCGGCCATGGGAATCCAAAAGGCGGAGGTGCTGAGGACACCATTTGATCTGTTGATGATCACCGAATCGCGTGAGACGGTGGTTGATCTGCAACCCGATTTTTCATTGTTGACCGCCGTTCCGACTCGCGGTGTGATCGTGACTGCGGCAGAGGATGACGCTGAGTTTGATTTTGTCTCTCGGTTCTTTGCGCCCCGGTGTGGCATTGAGGAGGACCCGGTGACGGGATCGGCTCATTGTTGCTTGGCTCCGTATTGGGCCCAGCGATTGGGGACCAACACCTTGGTCGGTTATCAAGCGTCTGGGCGGGGTGGAGTGGTTCGATGCGAGGTCGTCGCGGATCGTGTGCGTTTGACCGGCAGCGCGGTGACCGTTCTCGAAGGCCGTTTGAAAGTGGCGGTTGCGGGTGGATGA
- a CDS encoding MarR family winged helix-turn-helix transcriptional regulator yields the protein MTPSSLREELKKKGPFESLEQEAMLGILRTSDLLENRLARLLRKYGLTPSQYNAMRIMRGDGEPMPCLEVADRMIQVAPAITRVVDQLLHRELVHKKQSSQDRRVFLVGVTEEGLALLSQLDEPIQNLHRELLGHVSAEDLQSLNRILQIARGSVSE from the coding sequence ATGACGCCGTCCTCTTTACGTGAAGAGCTTAAAAAAAAGGGACCTTTTGAATCTCTTGAGCAAGAAGCCATGCTGGGCATTCTTCGCACCAGCGATCTGCTCGAGAACCGCCTGGCTCGCCTGCTGCGAAAGTATGGGCTGACGCCGTCGCAGTACAACGCGATGCGCATCATGCGTGGCGATGGAGAACCCATGCCTTGTCTGGAAGTCGCCGATCGGATGATCCAGGTGGCCCCCGCAATCACCCGCGTGGTCGATCAATTGCTCCATCGAGAGTTGGTCCACAAAAAGCAATCCAGCCAGGACCGTCGAGTCTTTTTGGTGGGTGTGACGGAGGAGGGGCTTGCCTTGCTCAGCCAATTGGATGAACCGATTCAAAATTTGCATCGCGAATTGTTGGGGCACGTCAGTGCGGAGGACCTTCAATCGCTGAATCGAATTCTGCAAATCGCTCGCGGAAGCGTGTCGGAGTAG
- a CDS encoding glycosyltransferase: MRILVLTVGTRGDVQPYVALAGGLKEAGHVVQICTCQVFEEFIRSHGIDYAPLNNDIRDFMESEDGRVAMETTTNLFQMVRAGIRLMPKLTDMLHRQVNEMWTAAEAFEPDLILFHKKAIGAEDFAERLGCRCALAFYLPLYVPTGESPAFGFPRLPLGRWYNHATYRLIEFISRRSGARFVGKWRRSEGMAAKRPAYFRHADGSPVAALHAYSPSVIPRPCDWPDHATVTGYWFLDASTEFIPDPTLVKFLQQGPPPIYVGFGSIFGREPRATAERVIEAVRLSGQRALLAAGWGGMDLHEFDLPETMLSIDAVPHDWLFPRVSAVVHHGGCGTTAAGLRAGRRTIICPFFGDQPFWGRVVQDLGVGPQPIPQRKLTPERLANAIIETLADLEMESKAGELGQRIRSESGVQNAVRFIEQLNV, translated from the coding sequence ATGCGGATTCTGGTGCTGACGGTGGGGACGCGAGGGGATGTGCAGCCGTACGTCGCGTTGGCCGGTGGGCTGAAGGAGGCGGGGCATGTGGTGCAGATTTGTACCTGTCAGGTGTTCGAAGAATTCATTCGGTCACATGGAATCGACTACGCTCCACTGAACAACGACATTCGCGATTTCATGGAATCGGAAGATGGTCGAGTGGCGATGGAAACCACCACCAACCTGTTTCAGATGGTTCGGGCTGGCATTCGGCTGATGCCGAAACTCACCGACATGCTGCACCGCCAAGTCAACGAAATGTGGACGGCGGCGGAGGCCTTTGAGCCGGATTTGATTCTGTTCCACAAAAAGGCGATCGGCGCAGAAGATTTTGCCGAACGTCTCGGTTGTCGCTGTGCCCTGGCTTTCTATTTGCCGCTGTATGTGCCCACGGGCGAGTCGCCAGCGTTTGGATTCCCACGCTTGCCGCTCGGGCGTTGGTACAACCACGCGACCTATCGCCTCATCGAATTCATCTCGCGTCGCAGTGGCGCTCGGTTCGTGGGAAAATGGCGGCGGTCCGAAGGAATGGCGGCGAAGCGTCCAGCGTACTTTCGTCACGCGGATGGCAGCCCGGTCGCCGCTTTGCATGCTTACAGCCCCTCCGTGATTCCGAGGCCTTGCGATTGGCCGGATCACGCGACAGTGACGGGGTATTGGTTCCTGGATGCATCGACCGAATTCATACCTGATCCAACCCTGGTGAAGTTTCTTCAACAAGGACCGCCACCGATCTACGTTGGCTTCGGCAGCATCTTCGGACGCGAGCCGCGAGCGACTGCGGAGCGTGTCATCGAAGCGGTTCGGTTGTCTGGTCAACGTGCGCTGTTGGCAGCGGGCTGGGGAGGCATGGACCTGCACGAGTTCGATTTACCGGAGACGATGCTTTCCATCGATGCAGTTCCACATGATTGGTTGTTCCCCCGAGTCTCCGCGGTGGTTCACCATGGAGGCTGCGGGACCACCGCAGCCGGACTCCGCGCCGGACGTCGCACGATCATCTGTCCGTTCTTTGGTGATCAACCCTTTTGGGGGCGTGTGGTTCAGGATCTCGGTGTCGGCCCCCAACCGATCCCACAACGAAAGCTGACACCCGAGCGGCTTGCCAATGCCATCATCGAAACGCTCGCTGATCTTGAAATGGAATCGAAGGCCGGCGAGCTGGGCCAGCGGATCCGATCTGAATCGGGTGTGCAGAACGCTGTGCGATTCATCGAACAGCTGAATGTTTGA
- a CDS encoding serine/threonine protein kinase, whose protein sequence is MNEEENMATFDETNDNGVVAAVKDYMHLLDSGKAPSIDAFLAEHATIKDELRPALEGLAMLHGVGAPSESPVNAVGPDAEFTAKPIGDFQIVGELGRGGMGVVYEAIQLSLGRKVALKVLPFASGLDEVRLQRFRNEAHAAAALHHTNIVPVYAVGSDRGVHYYAMQMIEGRTLADVIDEMRQKSDQGKTDDTVPFREEVGNGPTRPNNTTSMGTSLGRRRYYESAVRMAYDAAIAIEHAHQYGVIHRDIKPGNLLIDGAGKVWVTDFGLAHIESDTNNLTRTGDPMGTLRYASPEQASGNRMILDHRTDVYSFGVTLYELLTLQPAIQGEGFRELLNAVIEVEPPPPISIAPNLPTELDTIVRKAIAKQPSERYATMKALADDLQCWLDDKPIQAKPPTALERLAKWRRRNSGLVAAAFGMLLIASVALLVTALLVWREQHQTQLALNRETQQRELAEKSFQQARAAVDAFSELSENELAYRAGLQDLRRTFLETSLSFYRDFLELRADDPALKSELAMTSARVEAMVEELQLLENIGPLLQLLEESVQKELQIDREKADAITDAVKLLQSERHSLANENPGNLTDENADMTSLLDAFDSFLKKQLSPQQIERLQQIARQRRLPFTFKSAEVVAALELTREQRAKIDRIIEETRPTRHGGFDRDRGPRDRENGRRGQGPSGFEFGMRERFEDRRSPEGKGSRGGRPPEFGRPPEMNGPPNDGPPNFGGPPGMNGPSGFNWPPHDMWNSDGTRFTVEKILEILTPEQRLKWDELIGEPFTQ, encoded by the coding sequence CTGAACGAAGAGGAAAACATGGCCACTTTCGATGAAACCAATGACAACGGCGTGGTCGCTGCGGTCAAGGATTACATGCACTTGCTCGACAGTGGAAAGGCTCCTTCGATCGATGCGTTTCTAGCTGAGCATGCCACGATCAAAGACGAACTGCGTCCGGCACTCGAAGGTCTGGCCATGCTACATGGCGTGGGGGCACCCTCTGAGTCGCCAGTGAATGCGGTGGGGCCCGATGCCGAATTCACCGCCAAACCAATCGGTGATTTTCAAATCGTCGGTGAGCTCGGTCGCGGAGGAATGGGGGTTGTCTACGAGGCCATCCAGCTCTCCCTCGGTCGCAAGGTGGCTCTCAAGGTGTTGCCGTTCGCCAGCGGTTTGGACGAAGTGCGTCTGCAGCGGTTCCGTAACGAAGCTCATGCGGCGGCGGCTCTGCACCACACCAACATCGTGCCCGTCTACGCCGTCGGTAGCGATCGTGGTGTGCACTACTACGCGATGCAGATGATTGAGGGACGCACGCTGGCGGATGTGATCGATGAAATGCGGCAGAAGTCGGATCAAGGGAAAACGGATGACACCGTGCCATTCCGAGAAGAAGTGGGGAATGGTCCCACTCGACCGAACAACACGACTTCGATGGGCACTTCGCTAGGACGACGGCGGTATTACGAATCGGCGGTGCGGATGGCCTATGACGCTGCGATCGCAATCGAGCACGCTCACCAATACGGTGTGATCCACCGAGACATCAAACCGGGGAACTTGTTGATTGATGGTGCCGGCAAGGTCTGGGTCACCGATTTTGGTTTGGCGCACATCGAGTCCGACACAAACAATCTGACTCGGACAGGCGACCCGATGGGGACGTTGCGGTACGCCTCGCCCGAACAAGCGTCTGGCAACCGAATGATCTTGGATCATCGCACAGACGTGTATTCGTTTGGCGTGACGCTTTACGAATTGCTGACGTTGCAACCCGCCATTCAGGGCGAAGGTTTTCGCGAGTTGCTCAATGCGGTGATTGAGGTGGAACCACCGCCTCCGATCTCCATCGCACCGAATCTGCCCACCGAGTTGGACACGATTGTTCGCAAAGCGATCGCGAAGCAGCCGTCCGAACGGTACGCAACGATGAAAGCTCTCGCGGATGATTTGCAATGCTGGTTGGACGACAAGCCCATTCAAGCCAAGCCACCAACGGCACTTGAGCGATTGGCGAAATGGCGTCGCCGCAACAGTGGTTTGGTGGCCGCTGCCTTTGGGATGCTGTTGATCGCCTCGGTCGCGTTGTTGGTGACGGCTTTGTTGGTTTGGCGCGAGCAACACCAAACACAATTGGCGCTCAATCGCGAAACACAGCAACGTGAATTGGCAGAGAAGAGTTTTCAGCAGGCTCGCGCTGCGGTGGATGCCTTCAGCGAACTGAGTGAAAACGAACTGGCTTATCGAGCGGGACTTCAAGACCTACGTCGAACCTTCCTCGAGACCTCTTTGTCGTTCTATCGGGACTTCTTAGAACTGCGCGCCGATGATCCCGCTTTGAAAAGTGAATTGGCGATGACGTCCGCCCGCGTGGAGGCCATGGTCGAAGAACTTCAGTTGCTCGAGAACATCGGGCCGCTGTTGCAACTCTTGGAAGAGAGCGTTCAGAAAGAGTTGCAGATCGATCGCGAAAAGGCGGACGCGATCACCGATGCTGTCAAGTTGCTTCAGTCCGAACGGCATTCATTGGCCAATGAGAATCCAGGGAATTTGACCGATGAAAACGCGGACATGACATCGCTGTTGGATGCCTTTGACTCCTTCTTGAAGAAGCAGTTGAGCCCGCAGCAGATCGAACGTTTGCAACAAATCGCTCGCCAGCGGCGGTTGCCGTTCACGTTCAAGTCCGCAGAAGTCGTCGCAGCACTCGAGTTGACTCGCGAACAACGAGCCAAAATCGATCGGATCATTGAGGAAACGCGTCCAACACGCCACGGTGGGTTCGATCGAGATCGAGGTCCGCGTGATCGCGAAAATGGGCGTCGTGGTCAGGGACCAAGCGGGTTTGAGTTTGGAATGCGGGAGCGATTCGAAGACAGGCGGTCACCCGAAGGAAAAGGTTCCCGGGGCGGAAGACCTCCTGAATTTGGTCGCCCTCCTGAAATGAATGGACCACCAAACGATGGACCACCAAACTTTGGTGGACCGCCCGGTATGAATGGCCCCTCGGGATTCAACTGGCCACCGCATGACATGTGGAATTCCGACGGGACTCGATTCACGGTCGAGAAAATTCTTGAGATTTTGACACCCGAGCAGCGTCTGAAATGGGACGAACTGATCGGGGAACCGTTCACCCAGTGA